A part of Flavobacteriaceae bacterium GSB9 genomic DNA contains:
- a CDS encoding RagB/SusD family nutrient uptake outer membrane protein: MRTKILYTLTFLIVSVNFSCDNYLDLKPENGTIRQEFWQTKEDVQSAVIGIYSAMLRTDATLAEYMFAYGELRGGMVAPGPRMTEEQIELLTSNILPANSLTNWYLFYRIINYCNTVIDLAPGVLENDPTFTQTQLNNYLSEALAIRAYLYFTLARTFKDVPLKLEATLSDQDNFQLPVTPQADIFAQVVTDLTMAEGYAVEDYEDIASNKGRVTKNAINAMLTDVYLWQENYEAALTAANKVINSGEYQLIDASPQWFTEVFARGNSSESIFELQYTTQNTNPFYFILFERPEYLAAPTVMESVFGIDFEDPENKDVRGERASLVPGTNEIYKYTGINEEQRKSRQEFDTHWFIYRYADVLLMKAEALNELNRGGEALEIIDLIREKRAAISLTEEQPGVNDQFGIRRYILAERAREFAFEGKRWFDVLRNARKENYAYLDILLAVALRSAPANQQQSILAKLQDSNSHYLPINENELFTNKQLVQNPFYK, encoded by the coding sequence ATGAGAACAAAAATTTTATATACACTCACTTTTTTAATAGTATCAGTTAATTTTTCTTGCGATAACTATTTAGATCTTAAGCCTGAAAATGGTACTATTCGCCAAGAATTTTGGCAAACCAAGGAAGATGTGCAATCTGCGGTGATTGGAATATATTCTGCTATGTTAAGAACAGATGCAACACTAGCGGAATATATGTTTGCTTATGGTGAGCTTAGAGGGGGCATGGTAGCTCCTGGCCCTAGGATGACTGAAGAGCAAATTGAACTGCTTACCTCTAATATACTACCGGCAAATAGTTTGACGAATTGGTATTTGTTTTACAGAATTATAAATTATTGTAATACTGTAATTGACCTAGCACCGGGAGTTTTAGAGAACGACCCTACCTTTACGCAAACACAATTAAATAATTATTTATCGGAAGCCTTGGCCATTAGAGCGTATTTATATTTCACACTGGCCCGCACATTTAAAGATGTACCTTTAAAATTGGAGGCAACGCTTTCTGACCAAGATAATTTTCAGTTACCAGTTACACCACAGGCAGATATTTTTGCACAAGTGGTAACCGATTTAACAATGGCCGAAGGTTATGCTGTAGAAGACTATGAAGATATTGCATCAAATAAGGGACGCGTCACAAAAAATGCCATAAACGCCATGTTAACAGATGTTTACTTGTGGCAAGAGAATTATGAAGCAGCTCTTACCGCTGCAAATAAGGTTATTAATTCAGGTGAATACCAATTAATAGATGCTAGTCCACAATGGTTTACTGAAGTTTTTGCAAGAGGAAATTCATCAGAGAGCATCTTCGAACTTCAATATACTACTCAAAATACAAACCCTTTTTATTTTATCTTGTTTGAGCGTCCGGAATATTTAGCTGCACCAACAGTAATGGAAAGTGTTTTTGGAATCGATTTTGAAGACCCTGAAAATAAAGATGTCCGAGGCGAACGGGCTTCACTTGTGCCCGGTACCAACGAAATCTATAAATACACTGGTATTAACGAAGAACAACGTAAATCCCGACAAGAATTTGATACACACTGGTTTATATATCGATATGCCGATGTTTTGCTTATGAAAGCCGAAGCACTTAATGAGCTTAATAGAGGTGGAGAGGCCTTAGAGATTATTGATTTAATTAGAGAAAAACGTGCAGCAATTAGCCTTACAGAAGAACAGCCAGGAGTTAACGACCAATTTGGAATTAGACGATATATACTTGCCGAAAGGGCAAGAGAGTTTGCATTTGAAGGAAAACGATGGTTTGATGTTTTGCGTAATGCCCGAAAAGAAAACTATGCGTACTTAGACATTTTGTTGGCTGTAGCTTTAAGAAGTGCACCTGCTAATCAACAACAGAGTATTTTAGCTAAATTGCAAGACTCTAACAGCCACTACCTCCCAATTAACGAGAATGAGTTGTTTACAAATAAACAACTTGTTCAGAACCCATTTTACAAATAA
- a CDS encoding fasciclin domain-containing protein, with protein MKKIFNLKNLMRLAFTALVTIVVLNCTSQKYKESTDETLNITEYLRANEEYSLFLEILDVTGYSAFMNTYGTYTMFLPTNDAVLKLLDDYGANAVSDIPLEDLQELAKLHILPEKVSTVSFTDGKIPSPSLQGQFLITGAAFVDGASSITINKEASIISSNIEVGNGIIHVLDKVLRVADKTLAKTIESDESLALFTEALKATGWYDKLDEPVTYDKDSISSHLTVLAQTDAVFQKAGFSNLDDLKARYSHLGDPMNPEDSLNLFVAYRILPGLNYMADLAITPAILTKAPLEVLTVTLASDSLLINEVTFNGILEKGVEINREESDITASNGVLHLMKDNFFIKKRFPAPVYFDLGDQPEIRQLSSVFRKPGNFVSLRKSELRDVDWPDDQPLTYLAADIGDGAYLDRAWHGDVVELFRFRNGYLDPITFTTPVIIKGKYKVWVSYRQNGRSSPSCEVSLNGIPFARKVNFTEYGNTSEPERVLESQGYKRHIEPFTNRFNCRLVGIVEVPTTGRHKLTFEAVQDSRNGQTWLDVVEFRPVDMDQLYPKFESGGDGLIEE; from the coding sequence ATGAAAAAAATATTTAATCTAAAAAATTTGATGAGACTCGCTTTTACGGCGTTAGTGACTATTGTTGTGCTCAACTGTACGTCTCAAAAGTATAAAGAGTCTACAGATGAGACTTTAAACATTACCGAGTATTTAAGAGCTAATGAAGAGTATTCCTTGTTTCTGGAAATTTTAGATGTAACAGGATATTCTGCATTTATGAACACTTACGGAACCTATACCATGTTCTTACCAACTAATGATGCCGTTTTAAAATTATTAGATGATTATGGAGCAAACGCTGTGAGTGATATTCCTTTAGAAGACCTTCAGGAACTAGCCAAATTACATATTTTACCAGAAAAGGTTTCAACAGTCTCTTTTACCGATGGTAAAATTCCAAGTCCGAGCTTACAAGGACAGTTTTTAATAACTGGAGCGGCCTTTGTAGATGGCGCTTCAAGTATTACAATAAATAAAGAAGCTAGTATCATAAGTTCTAATATTGAAGTTGGAAATGGAATAATTCATGTTTTGGATAAAGTGCTTAGGGTCGCTGACAAAACTTTAGCAAAAACCATTGAAAGCGATGAATCTTTAGCTCTCTTTACTGAAGCATTAAAAGCAACAGGATGGTATGACAAATTAGACGAACCAGTCACTTATGATAAAGATAGTATTTCCAGTCATCTTACAGTGCTAGCACAAACTGATGCTGTGTTTCAAAAGGCAGGTTTTAGCAATCTAGATGATTTAAAAGCTAGATACAGCCATTTAGGAGACCCTATGAATCCTGAAGACAGTCTTAATTTGTTCGTGGCCTATCGAATTTTACCAGGGTTAAATTATATGGCAGATTTAGCAATTACTCCTGCAATATTGACTAAAGCACCTTTAGAGGTACTTACGGTAACTCTAGCCTCTGACTCGTTGTTAATAAACGAAGTAACTTTCAATGGTATTTTAGAGAAAGGTGTTGAAATTAATCGAGAGGAGAGCGATATAACAGCATCAAATGGCGTTTTGCATTTAATGAAAGACAATTTCTTTATCAAAAAGAGATTCCCCGCACCTGTTTATTTCGATTTAGGCGATCAGCCGGAAATCAGACAGTTGAGCTCTGTTTTTAGAAAACCTGGAAATTTTGTATCCCTAAGAAAAAGTGAACTTAGAGATGTCGATTGGCCAGATGATCAGCCTTTAACATATCTGGCAGCAGATATTGGAGATGGTGCTTATCTAGACAGAGCTTGGCATGGCGATGTTGTTGAGTTATTCCGTTTTAGAAATGGTTACCTTGATCCTATAACGTTTACAACACCCGTGATTATTAAAGGAAAGTATAAAGTTTGGGTGTCTTACAGACAAAATGGTAGATCGTCACCTTCATGTGAGGTGTCCCTTAACGGTATTCCTTTTGCCAGAAAAGTGAATTTTACTGAATACGGTAACACCAGCGAGCCAGAACGTGTATTAGAATCGCAAGGTTATAAAAGGCATATAGAACCGTTTACCAACCGATTTAATTGTAGACTTGTTGGTATTGTTGAAGTACCTACAACAGGTAGGCATAAACTAACATTTGAGGCTGTACAGGATAGTAGAAATGGCCAGACATGGTTAGATGTGGTTGAATTTAGGCCGGTTGATATGGATCAGTTATATCCAAAATTCGAATCAGGGGGAGATGGCCTAATTGAAGAATAA
- a CDS encoding fasciclin domain-containing protein, translated as MALVAVISCSDPWDDRIDKVDPNLTQNLAERIESTPQTSAFGKLLEETGLSGLLASSKTYTVWAPNNDAMAQVNPTLLSDLAKKRLFVRNHIALTAFSSVTEADTVTIQMLSNKYFQFKNGTVMAESNVVTVDQYASNGLFHIISEAIEPKQNIWQYINSQSGSNNMSDYLLSLKQFDLYQSDSIAKASEPEIHELYADSLTNSYLNNVYNLNNEKNKYTFFMLKNSAFNDEVEKLKPYQIKTTVDSDSTAIYASYFATRDLAFHKAVARENLPDTLVSSFGVKVPINQDDIAEEIILSNGIVYVMDAMDIPLETRLLTTHIEGEEPIGFSENVRSSTFYREKEDPDGVFFNDIMVQNHGVPQLAVNYNIGRNVYSTTYEVYWRAINDVQGNDFNQSLRVGGTFDPTEGAVINPIAELETEVERSVYEDVYVGEFTLEEARAYMLSVVAANTGSNGQNTITLDYLKLVPLIK; from the coding sequence ATGGCCCTTGTTGCTGTAATATCTTGTTCAGACCCTTGGGATGACCGAATTGATAAGGTTGACCCAAATCTAACACAAAATCTTGCTGAGCGCATAGAGAGTACGCCACAAACCAGTGCGTTTGGAAAACTTTTAGAAGAGACAGGGCTTTCTGGGCTGCTTGCCAGCTCTAAGACTTATACGGTCTGGGCTCCAAATAATGATGCTATGGCACAGGTTAACCCAACGTTATTAAGTGACTTGGCTAAAAAAAGATTGTTTGTACGAAACCATATTGCGCTTACGGCATTTTCGTCCGTAACAGAAGCTGATACTGTTACAATTCAAATGCTTTCAAATAAGTATTTCCAGTTTAAAAATGGTACGGTAATGGCTGAATCAAATGTGGTAACAGTAGACCAGTATGCTTCAAATGGTTTATTCCATATCATAAGTGAAGCCATAGAGCCAAAACAAAATATTTGGCAGTACATCAATAGTCAATCAGGAAGTAATAACATGAGTGACTACTTGCTATCATTAAAACAGTTTGATTTGTATCAATCAGATAGTATAGCTAAAGCTAGTGAACCAGAAATTCATGAACTATACGCAGATTCTCTAACGAATTCATATTTAAATAATGTTTATAACCTCAACAACGAGAAAAACAAGTACACGTTTTTCATGCTAAAGAATAGTGCTTTTAATGATGAAGTTGAAAAACTAAAGCCTTATCAAATAAAAACTACCGTAGATTCAGATTCTACGGCTATTTATGCTAGTTACTTTGCAACAAGAGACTTGGCGTTTCATAAAGCCGTTGCACGTGAAAACCTTCCAGATACACTTGTGTCTTCTTTTGGGGTTAAAGTGCCTATAAATCAAGATGATATCGCTGAAGAAATTATATTGAGCAATGGTATTGTTTATGTGATGGATGCTATGGATATTCCTTTAGAAACACGTTTACTAACAACACATATTGAAGGCGAAGAGCCCATTGGTTTTAGTGAAAATGTTAGATCAAGTACGTTTTATAGAGAAAAGGAAGATCCAGATGGCGTTTTCTTTAATGATATTATGGTTCAAAATCACGGTGTTCCTCAATTGGCCGTTAATTATAACATTGGCAGAAACGTTTACAGTACTACTTACGAAGTATATTGGAGAGCGATAAATGATGTTCAAGGTAACGATTTTAATCAGTCATTAAGAGTAGGTGGCACTTTTGATCCTACTGAAGGAGCTGTAATCAATCCTATAGCAGAATTGGAAACGGAAGTTGAACGCTCTGTTTATGAAGACGTTTATGTTGGTGAGTTCACGCTTGAAGAAGCTAGGGCTTATATGTTGTCTGTTGTTGCAGCTAATACAGGTAGTAACGGACAAAACACCATTACTTTAGATTATTTAAAATTAGTTCCACTCATAAAATAA
- a CDS encoding SusC/RagA family TonB-linked outer membrane protein yields MHKILQLTSLLCILLFGGIDSNLYAQNPTDSTAVDTKSKKGIKITGSIIDALTGEGISGINIAVADFSAAISEEDGSFSINVPHLNALLIVSGQDYQNKVYPLNNRKSGLEIILYEESYSQFYQTSNLPGNDEELQYNSPKAAQVLDFEQEQWGVPVNQSVGNFLQGRIAGLNSVGNSGVPGSGARLTIRGFNSLYATNKPLIVLDGMIYDDEDYGSGIIQYNTSSPLAMLEVKDIEDITVLKDGSSIYGTKGANGVIIITTTRPVDLSTKIDFTMHGGINEDPRPMPVMNAASYRTYLSQLVATRGDTQEQIANMPWMLDNRDSGVYYQYHNNTDWQDQVFKSSQNRSYYLKIKGGDEIAKYGISVGYLSSEGVSGNSDLERYSTRLNAALRLTDKLSVDANLSFTYNTENQNHQGLAYKTSPLYLGLTKAPFLALNVINETGEVSPNLADVDIFDVSNPTAIIENGIGINKNYRFFGNLNFQYDFTDNLSANLLTGLTYNKERETFFIPDFGVADIVLPTAIGKNRSGSEVQKLYSLYTDAYLTFKKSLDYKHNFNTRLGFRTQSNESESDLGLGFNSATDDFTTVGAGSNLLRQVGGALGEWNWVNAYMSLEYNYVNKYFLTANTAYDGSSRFGKDVKFGALGSLSAAWLVSSENFMKDSGIDLFKLRASVGVSGNDDIGNYTAQQLYVSQNLLGIQGLVRANIGNPDLKHESVRKLNVGADLGLFNERLNMSIDVFNNETTDMITYETLNTTSGFDYIVSNSGNMQTRGAELALNTRLVQTPNVKFDLGINLSKYQNEILGLPNDRILTEFGGATYITDEGQDANLFYGYKANGVYSTTAQANADGLSRRMENGSLMPFSGGDIIFEDFNGDNVIDEDDRTVIGNPNPDFTGSISTVFKYKRLSVSGLFNFSVGNDLYNGVRRSLEQMSGYENQSRAIENRWIAEGQQTSIPRAMWGDPLGNASFSSRWIEDGSFFRLKTLVVSYDIEIDPAIIKYVKVYASGNNLFTITDYLGYDPEFSASQSIFGQGADLGLMPQFTTVQLGLRLGL; encoded by the coding sequence ATGCACAAAATATTACAACTAACCAGTCTTCTCTGCATACTGTTATTCGGTGGAATTGATAGTAATCTTTATGCTCAAAATCCAACGGATTCTACAGCAGTTGATACCAAGAGCAAAAAGGGTATAAAAATTACAGGATCTATAATTGATGCTTTAACTGGTGAAGGTATTTCAGGTATTAATATAGCTGTGGCTGATTTTTCGGCTGCAATTTCAGAGGAAGACGGTAGCTTTTCTATTAATGTACCGCATCTAAATGCTCTATTAATTGTAAGCGGACAAGACTATCAAAATAAAGTTTACCCACTTAATAATAGAAAAAGTGGGTTAGAAATAATACTTTATGAAGAGAGTTATTCTCAATTCTATCAAACTTCAAATCTGCCGGGTAACGATGAGGAATTACAGTACAATAGTCCAAAAGCTGCTCAAGTTTTAGACTTTGAGCAAGAACAATGGGGGGTTCCTGTTAACCAGTCTGTTGGCAATTTTCTACAAGGGCGTATTGCAGGATTAAACAGTGTAGGCAATTCGGGAGTTCCTGGTTCTGGTGCACGTTTAACAATTAGAGGGTTTAATTCACTCTATGCAACAAATAAACCATTGATAGTTTTAGACGGGATGATTTATGATGATGAAGATTATGGTTCTGGCATTATACAGTATAACACATCGTCGCCACTTGCCATGTTAGAAGTAAAAGATATTGAAGATATAACGGTGTTAAAAGATGGATCTTCTATATACGGAACCAAAGGAGCAAATGGGGTAATAATCATTACAACAACGCGTCCAGTGGATTTAAGTACAAAAATAGACTTTACTATGCATGGTGGTATAAACGAAGACCCTAGACCAATGCCAGTAATGAATGCCGCTTCTTACAGGACATATTTGTCACAATTGGTTGCTACTAGAGGCGATACTCAAGAGCAGATTGCAAATATGCCTTGGATGCTCGATAACAGAGATAGTGGCGTTTATTATCAGTACCATAATAATACCGATTGGCAGGATCAAGTGTTTAAGAGTAGCCAAAACCGAAGCTACTATTTAAAAATTAAAGGTGGTGATGAAATTGCTAAATATGGAATTTCTGTAGGTTACTTAAGCAGTGAAGGTGTTTCAGGGAATTCTGACTTGGAGCGTTATAGTACTAGACTCAATGCGGCATTGCGTCTTACAGACAAACTTTCGGTAGATGCTAATCTTTCATTTACTTATAACACAGAAAACCAAAATCATCAAGGGCTTGCTTATAAAACTAGTCCGTTATACTTGGGGCTTACCAAGGCACCGTTCCTTGCTTTAAATGTAATAAATGAAACAGGAGAAGTTTCTCCAAACTTAGCTGATGTTGATATTTTTGACGTAAGTAACCCTACAGCTATTATCGAAAACGGCATTGGCATAAACAAGAACTACCGCTTTTTCGGTAATTTAAATTTCCAATATGATTTTACAGATAACTTATCCGCAAACCTACTAACAGGTCTAACATATAATAAAGAACGCGAAACATTTTTTATTCCCGATTTTGGTGTAGCCGATATTGTTTTGCCAACTGCCATTGGAAAGAATAGAAGTGGTAGTGAGGTTCAGAAATTATACTCGTTATACACCGATGCTTATTTAACTTTTAAAAAGAGTTTAGACTACAAACATAATTTCAATACAAGACTAGGTTTTAGAACACAATCAAACGAATCAGAAAGCGATCTTGGTTTAGGCTTCAATTCCGCAACAGACGATTTTACAACTGTTGGTGCCGGTAGCAACCTCTTAAGACAAGTAGGAGGAGCTCTTGGTGAGTGGAATTGGGTTAATGCCTATATGAGTCTTGAATATAATTATGTAAACAAATACTTTTTAACGGCCAATACAGCCTATGATGGTTCTAGTCGTTTTGGAAAAGATGTAAAGTTTGGAGCATTAGGGTCGCTATCTGCCGCTTGGTTGGTGTCCTCTGAGAATTTCATGAAAGATTCTGGAATTGATTTGTTTAAACTTAGAGCGAGTGTTGGCGTAAGTGGTAATGATGATATAGGAAACTACACGGCACAACAGCTTTATGTTTCCCAAAATTTATTGGGAATTCAAGGTTTGGTTAGGGCTAACATAGGAAATCCTGATCTAAAGCATGAAAGTGTAAGAAAGCTAAATGTTGGAGCTGATTTAGGACTGTTCAATGAGCGACTTAATATGTCTATCGATGTATTCAATAACGAAACCACAGATATGATTACTTACGAAACATTAAATACCACAAGTGGTTTCGATTATATTGTTTCCAATAGCGGAAATATGCAAACCCGAGGTGCCGAATTAGCATTAAATACAAGGTTGGTACAAACACCAAATGTAAAATTCGATTTGGGTATTAATTTATCAAAATATCAAAACGAAATTTTAGGCTTACCAAACGACCGCATTCTTACAGAATTTGGCGGAGCAACTTATATAACTGATGAAGGCCAAGATGCCAATTTGTTTTATGGTTATAAAGCTAACGGTGTTTACAGTACTACTGCTCAAGCTAATGCAGATGGGTTGTCTCGAAGAATGGAAAATGGAAGTTTGATGCCTTTTAGTGGCGGTGACATTATTTTTGAAGATTTTAATGGCGATAATGTTATAGATGAAGACGACCGCACAGTAATTGGTAACCCTAACCCAGATTTTACGGGTAGTATAAGCACAGTATTTAAATACAAAAGGTTAAGTGTCTCAGGCTTGTTTAACTTTTCTGTAGGTAACGATTTATACAACGGTGTACGTAGAAGTTTAGAACAAATGAGCGGCTATGAAAACCAAAGTAGAGCAATAGAAAACCGCTGGATAGCTGAGGGTCAGCAAACCTCTATTCCCAGAGCTATGTGGGGCGATCCACTTGGTAATGCTTCGTTTTCAAGTAGGTGGATTGAAGATGGCTCATTCTTTAGGCTAAAAACACTGGTTGTATCTTATGATATTGAAATAGATCCTGCAATCATTAAATATGTAAAAGTATATGCTTCAGGGAATAATTTATTTACCATCACAGATTATTTGGGCTACGATCCAGAGTTTAGTGCATCACAATCCATATTTGGACAAGGCGCCGATCTTGGTCTTATGCCTCAATTTACAACAGTTCAACTTGGGCTACGCCTAGGTCTATAA
- a CDS encoding RagB/SusD family nutrient uptake outer membrane protein, translated as MIKNNIKGAFILTLLAAIAFTSCQDFLEVEPQDKLNKDQVYRDVFDADAAVVGVYGKFMELARKYVVLNELRADLVSPTDNADLTLRQLSEHSVTADNPYANPKDFYEVINMCNDVLKNFELMRADFRLDTDEFNERYSDIGTLRSWLYLQLGMHYGAVPYITEPIENIDDIGNPSNFERIPLEQLIDELVEFTESLPYTELYSESSSLVISVDGYNTPKFFINKGCLLGDLQLWKGNYLEAAIHYKNVMETGTGSGDIGVLFDTYRLGSRNVATNDDLSVGYIRFREQDATGLVDNNSQGWRSIFAREKDARWNTEWIWSLPFDSNFAPKNPFIDLFSNQGGNYLLKPSQRAIDLWKDQTQRNDIPYDARGERFSYNIINDQEVIVKYLFNYLDFTNFMPVDEFERDGDWFLYRAAKLHLRFAEAANRDGEHRLAYALLNNGLQSEYGVPGETDVTDIEQTNLPFPYNFDARQGDFPYYRGDWHRNEGLRGRAYVEFKEVVGDSLISIENDLIEESALELAFEGNRWGDLVRIALRRNDPGFLADKIYEKLSKEGNANADEVRSRLMNNENWYLPFIWKEEE; from the coding sequence ATGATTAAAAATAATATTAAAGGAGCTTTTATTTTAACTCTCTTGGCGGCCATTGCTTTTACTTCATGTCAAGATTTTTTGGAAGTAGAGCCACAGGATAAGTTGAACAAAGACCAAGTTTACCGAGATGTTTTTGATGCCGATGCTGCTGTAGTAGGTGTTTACGGTAAGTTTATGGAACTGGCAAGAAAGTATGTTGTATTGAATGAATTGCGTGCCGATTTGGTAAGCCCAACTGATAATGCAGATTTAACACTAAGACAGTTAAGTGAGCATTCGGTAACTGCCGATAACCCATATGCAAATCCTAAGGATTTTTATGAAGTAATAAATATGTGCAACGATGTTCTTAAGAATTTTGAACTGATGCGTGCAGATTTTAGATTGGATACTGATGAGTTCAACGAACGTTATTCTGATATAGGAACCTTAAGAAGCTGGTTGTATTTGCAATTAGGAATGCATTACGGAGCAGTACCCTATATTACAGAGCCTATTGAAAATATTGATGATATTGGTAATCCCAGTAATTTTGAAAGAATTCCATTGGAACAGTTAATCGATGAACTTGTTGAATTTACTGAAAGCTTACCTTACACAGAATTATATAGCGAAAGTAGTTCTTTGGTTATTAGTGTTGATGGGTACAATACTCCAAAATTCTTTATTAACAAAGGATGTCTTTTGGGTGATTTACAGCTTTGGAAAGGGAATTATTTAGAAGCTGCAATACATTATAAAAATGTTATGGAAACCGGTACAGGCAGTGGTGATATAGGTGTGCTTTTTGATACCTACCGTTTAGGCTCCCGTAATGTTGCTACAAACGATGACTTGAGTGTGGGGTATATACGTTTTAGAGAGCAAGATGCCACCGGTTTAGTAGATAATAATTCTCAAGGTTGGCGCTCAATATTTGCCAGAGAGAAGGATGCCAGATGGAATACTGAGTGGATTTGGTCATTACCTTTTGATAGTAATTTTGCACCTAAAAACCCATTTATCGACCTATTTTCAAACCAAGGCGGAAATTATTTACTTAAACCATCTCAGCGAGCCATAGATTTATGGAAAGACCAAACGCAGCGTAATGATATTCCTTATGACGCACGTGGAGAAAGATTTTCATATAATATTATAAATGACCAAGAGGTGATTGTGAAGTATCTTTTTAATTATTTAGACTTTACGAATTTCATGCCTGTTGATGAATTTGAAAGAGATGGCGATTGGTTCTTATATCGTGCAGCAAAACTTCATTTACGCTTTGCAGAAGCTGCTAATCGTGACGGAGAACATAGATTGGCTTATGCATTGTTAAATAATGGTTTGCAAAGTGAATATGGGGTTCCTGGAGAAACAGATGTAACCGATATAGAACAAACCAACTTACCGTTTCCTTATAATTTTGATGCAAGGCAAGGCGATTTTCCATACTATAGAGGTGATTGGCATCGTAATGAAGGGCTTCGAGGCCGTGCCTACGTAGAGTTCAAAGAAGTAGTTGGAGACAGTTTAATTTCTATTGAAAACGATTTGATTGAAGAAAGTGCATTAGAATTGGCTTTTGAGGGCAACCGATGGGGCGATTTGGTGCGTATAGCGCTTAGAAGGAATGACCCTGGTTTCTTGGCCGATAAAATTTATGAAAAACTTTCGAAAGAAGGTAATGCCAATGCAGATGAAGTAAGAAGTAGGTTGATGAATAATGAAAACTGGTATTTACCATTTATTTGGAAAGAAGAGGAATAA